One part of the Marichromatium purpuratum 984 genome encodes these proteins:
- a CDS encoding NAD(P)/FAD-dependent oxidoreductase yields the protein MHRVTIVGSGFAALTATQQLRKSNPDVEITLVSPEAEFVYLPGLIWVPPGLRQGEDLRIDLTRFLQRMRVRHVAAEATGLSHCGRTLETTQAPINNDGLIIASGGRFLKKLPGIEHAITPCEGIAAAERIRERIRAMDGGTIALGFAGNPKEPSAMRGGPMFEFLFGLDNQLRQEGRRERFELVFFTPAPRPGNRLGPKAVEGLVAEMRRRDIRTHLGHKLKGFSEQGVSTEGGDFAADLILFMPGMTGNTWFDNTELPRSPGGLIEAERTCRVPGYDRVYVAGDSGSFPGPEWMPKQAHMADLQARTAARNLLAEFAGQTPEETFRVELLCIVDANRDGMLVARNERFNLVLPSLRVFHWLKRFFEWNYLRRFR from the coding sequence ATGCATCGCGTCACCATCGTCGGGTCGGGCTTCGCCGCCCTGACCGCCACCCAGCAGTTGCGCAAGTCGAACCCCGATGTCGAGATCACCCTGGTCAGCCCCGAGGCCGAGTTCGTGTATCTGCCCGGCCTGATCTGGGTGCCGCCGGGACTGCGCCAAGGCGAGGACCTGCGCATCGACCTGACCCGCTTCCTGCAGCGCATGCGGGTACGCCACGTCGCCGCTGAGGCCACCGGCCTGAGCCACTGCGGGCGCACCCTGGAGACCACTCAGGCACCGATCAACAACGACGGGCTGATCATCGCCAGCGGCGGGCGCTTCCTCAAGAAGCTGCCCGGCATCGAGCATGCCATCACGCCCTGCGAGGGCATCGCTGCGGCCGAGCGCATCCGCGAGCGCATCCGCGCCATGGACGGCGGCACCATCGCCCTGGGCTTCGCCGGCAACCCCAAGGAGCCGAGCGCGATGCGCGGCGGGCCGATGTTCGAGTTCCTCTTCGGACTCGACAACCAGCTGCGCCAGGAGGGTCGGCGCGAACGCTTCGAGCTGGTGTTCTTCACCCCGGCACCGCGTCCCGGCAACCGGCTCGGCCCCAAGGCGGTCGAGGGACTGGTCGCGGAGATGCGCCGCCGTGACATCCGCACCCATCTCGGTCACAAGCTCAAGGGCTTCTCCGAGCAGGGGGTGAGCACCGAGGGCGGCGACTTCGCCGCCGACCTGATCCTGTTCATGCCGGGGATGACCGGCAACACCTGGTTCGACAACACCGAACTGCCGCGCTCGCCCGGCGGGCTGATCGAGGCCGAGCGCACCTGCCGCGTGCCGGGTTACGACCGGGTCTATGTCGCCGGCGACTCGGGCAGCTTCCCGGGACCTGAGTGGATGCCCAAGCAGGCGCACATGGCTGACCTGCAGGCGCGCACCGCGGCGCGCAACCTGCTCGCCGAGTTCGCCGGCCAGACACCGGAGGAGACCTTCCGCGTCGAGCTGCTCTGCATCGTCGATGCCAATCGCGACGGCATGCTGGTGGCACGCAACGAGCGCTTCAACCTGGTGCTGCCGAGCCTGCGGGTCTTCCACTGGCTCAAGCGCTTCTTCGAGTGGAACTATCTGCGCCGCTTCCGTTGA
- the secD gene encoding protein translocase subunit SecD — protein sequence MNRYPLWKNLLILGVVLLGLLLAMPNLFSQDPSIEITAARGAEVTEASIDEVRAVLDNAGVPYKDVELTEDGRLLARFALSGEQLAGQETIERTLAERYRTALTLSADLPGWMRALGLNPMSLGLDLRGGIHVVIDVDMESALDQALERYVGDIRAQLREHKVRYLTVLRDGGEILVKFKDEEARAAADKLLGREFRALALASAEQGGTYLIRAELQPAEQEQIKDFALKQNITTLRNRVNALGVAEPSIARQGERRIVVQLPGAQDPGRLKEILGATATLEYRLVDTEHSVADAVSGRVPVGSRLYRDRDGVPILLKRRVIVTGDQITDASAGFDGQSGSPAVFVNLDGQGARRMRDVTTENVGKPMAVVFIENRTTTEMVDGEPVKRTHKVEEVISVATIREPFGRRFQTTGLDSSEEAHNTALLLRSGALAAPIQIVEERTIGPSLGQDNIDQGFRSVMIGLGLVVLFMALYYRVFGLVADLVLVVNLVMIVAVLSLLQATLTLPGIAGIVLTVGMAVDANVLIFERIREEIRNGSTPQASIRAGYDKALSTIVDANVTTLIAAVVLFSFGTGPVKGFAVTLFIGIVTSMFTAILGSRAMINQIYGRRNVKKLAI from the coding sequence ATGAACCGATACCCCCTGTGGAAGAATCTACTGATCCTGGGCGTGGTCCTGCTCGGCCTGCTGTTGGCGATGCCGAACCTGTTCTCTCAGGACCCTTCGATCGAGATCACCGCCGCGCGTGGCGCCGAGGTGACCGAGGCGAGCATCGACGAGGTGCGCGCCGTGCTCGACAACGCCGGGGTTCCCTACAAGGACGTCGAGCTGACCGAGGACGGTCGGCTGTTGGCGCGCTTTGCCCTCTCCGGTGAACAGCTGGCCGGTCAGGAGACGATCGAGCGTACCCTCGCCGAGCGCTATCGCACCGCGCTGACCCTCTCGGCCGATCTGCCGGGCTGGATGCGCGCGCTCGGGCTCAACCCGATGTCGCTCGGACTCGACCTGCGTGGCGGTATCCACGTGGTCATCGACGTCGACATGGAGAGCGCGCTCGATCAGGCGCTGGAGCGCTATGTCGGCGATATCCGCGCCCAGTTGCGCGAGCACAAGGTGCGTTACCTGACCGTGCTGCGCGACGGTGGCGAGATCCTCGTCAAGTTTAAGGACGAGGAGGCGCGCGCCGCGGCCGACAAGCTGCTCGGGCGTGAATTCCGCGCCCTCGCGCTCGCCAGCGCCGAGCAGGGCGGCACCTATCTGATCCGCGCCGAGCTGCAGCCGGCCGAGCAGGAGCAGATCAAGGACTTCGCCCTCAAGCAGAACATCACCACCCTGCGCAACCGCGTCAACGCCCTCGGCGTGGCCGAGCCGAGCATCGCCCGTCAGGGCGAGCGGCGCATCGTCGTGCAGCTGCCCGGCGCTCAAGATCCCGGCCGGCTCAAGGAGATCCTCGGCGCCACCGCGACCCTCGAGTACCGCTTGGTCGACACCGAGCACAGCGTCGCCGATGCCGTCTCCGGGCGGGTGCCGGTGGGCAGCCGGCTCTATCGCGATCGCGATGGCGTGCCGATCCTGCTCAAGCGCCGGGTGATCGTCACCGGTGACCAGATCACCGACGCCTCGGCAGGCTTCGACGGTCAGAGCGGCTCCCCGGCGGTGTTCGTCAACCTCGATGGCCAGGGCGCGCGGCGGATGCGCGATGTGACCACCGAGAACGTCGGCAAGCCGATGGCGGTGGTGTTCATCGAAAACCGCACCACCACCGAGATGGTCGACGGCGAGCCGGTCAAGCGCACCCACAAGGTCGAGGAGGTGATCAGCGTTGCCACCATCCGCGAGCCCTTCGGGCGCCGCTTCCAGACCACCGGGCTCGACAGCAGCGAGGAGGCGCACAACACCGCACTGCTGCTGCGCTCGGGCGCGCTGGCCGCGCCGATCCAGATCGTCGAGGAGCGCACCATCGGTCCCAGCCTGGGTCAGGACAACATCGATCAGGGCTTCCGCTCGGTGATGATCGGTCTCGGTCTGGTAGTGCTGTTCATGGCGCTCTACTACCGGGTGTTCGGTCTGGTCGCCGACCTGGTGCTGGTGGTCAACCTGGTGATGATCGTGGCGGTGCTCTCGCTGCTGCAGGCGACCCTGACCCTGCCGGGCATCGCCGGCATCGTGCTCACCGTGGGCATGGCGGTGGACGCCAACGTGCTGATCTTCGAGCGCATCCGCGAGGAGATCCGCAACGGCAGCACGCCGCAGGCGAGCATCCGCGCCGGCTACGACAAGGCGCTCTCGACCATCGTCGATGCCAATGTCACCACCCTGATCGCCGCCGTGGTGCTGTTCAGCTTCGGTACCGGCCCGGTCAAGGGCTTCGCCGTGACCCTGTTCATCGGTATCGTCACCTCGATGTTCACGGCCATCCTCGGCTCGCGCGCCATGATCAACCAGATCTATGGCCGTCGTAACGTCAAGAAACTGGCCATCTGA
- a CDS encoding arylesterase yields the protein MIRLLLIAALSLCAPLTLAATPTLLVLGDSLSAGYGIDRERSWVRLLEQRLEQEALAYRTVNASVSGETTAGGLTRLPALLERHRPAVVIIELGANDGLRGLSLERLRANLDALITQTQASGSRVLLLGVRLPPNYGAVYTDRFQAVFREAAAAHAIPLVAEMLRGIAENRALMQADGLHPTAAAQARILDNLWPTLHPLLVPPRH from the coding sequence ATGATCCGTCTACTCCTGATTGCTGCTCTGTCGCTGTGTGCCCCCCTCACCCTGGCCGCCACGCCGACCCTGCTGGTGCTCGGCGACAGCCTGAGCGCCGGTTATGGCATCGACCGCGAGCGGAGCTGGGTGCGGCTGCTCGAACAACGTCTCGAGCAGGAGGCGCTGGCCTATCGTACGGTCAACGCGAGCGTGTCCGGGGAGACGACGGCGGGCGGCCTGACGCGGTTGCCAGCGCTGCTCGAACGTCACCGCCCGGCGGTGGTGATCATCGAACTCGGCGCCAATGACGGGTTGCGTGGGTTGAGCCTGGAGCGACTGCGCGCCAATCTCGACGCGCTCATCACCCAGACGCAGGCGAGCGGCAGCCGCGTACTGTTGCTCGGTGTGCGACTGCCGCCGAACTACGGTGCGGTCTACACCGATCGCTTTCAAGCGGTGTTCCGCGAGGCCGCCGCCGCACATGCGATCCCGCTGGTGGCGGAGATGCTGCGCGGCATCGCCGAGAATCGCGCGCTGATGCAGGCCGACGGACTGCACCCCACGGCCGCCGCCCAGGCGCGCATCCTCGACAACCTCTGGCCGACGTTACACCCGCTGCTCGTCCCGCCGCGACACTGA
- the soxZ gene encoding thiosulfate oxidation carrier complex protein SoxZ produces MSDIKIRAKTKNDVTTVKCLMSHPMETGLRKDSKTGEPIPAHFIQEVVCKAKGEVVMTASWSGGVSKNPYLSFKFAGGVEGDPIEITWTDNQGQTQSASTTISS; encoded by the coding sequence ATGTCTGACATCAAGATCCGCGCTAAGACCAAGAACGACGTGACCACGGTCAAGTGTCTGATGAGTCACCCGATGGAAACCGGGCTGCGCAAGGACAGCAAGACCGGCGAGCCGATCCCGGCGCACTTCATCCAGGAGGTGGTGTGCAAGGCCAAGGGGGAGGTGGTGATGACCGCCTCGTGGAGCGGCGGGGTGTCGAAGAACCCCTATCTGTCGTTCAAGTTCGCCGGGGGTGTCGAGGGTGACCCGATCGAGATCACTTGGACCGACAACCAGGGGCAGACGCAGAGCGCCTCCACCACCATCTCGTCCTGA
- the yajC gene encoding preprotein translocase subunit YajC codes for MSFFISDALAQGEAAVATGGDSFMALLPLVLFAVVFYFLLIRPQAKRQKEHTKMVEALAKGDEVVTLGGIAGRIADLGDNFILVEIADGVQIKVRRQAVESVMPKGTLKDL; via the coding sequence ATGAGCTTCTTTATCTCCGACGCCCTCGCCCAGGGTGAAGCAGCGGTCGCCACCGGCGGCGACTCCTTCATGGCCCTGCTGCCGCTGGTGCTGTTCGCCGTCGTCTTCTACTTCCTGCTGATCCGCCCTCAGGCGAAGCGGCAGAAGGAACACACCAAGATGGTCGAGGCCCTGGCCAAGGGCGATGAGGTGGTCACGCTCGGCGGTATCGCCGGGCGCATCGCCGATCTCGGCGACAACTTCATCCTGGTCGAGATCGCCGATGGCGTTCAGATCAAGGTGCGTCGCCAGGCCGTCGAATCGGTGATGCCCAAGGGCACGCTGAAGGATCTCTAA
- the secF gene encoding protein translocase subunit SecF has protein sequence MRNKAMAKTLNIDFMGMRRAAAIVSGAVLVIALLSMLLRGFDFGLDFTGGTVIEVGYETPTELAEVTGALEAGGFVGATVQHFGSRQDVLIRLAPGSDDEGASAQLSDRVFQALSAAAAGEVDLRRVEFVGPQVGEELREQGGLAVLFSLIGILIYVALRFEWRFAVGSVVALVHDVIVVIGIFSLFQISFDLTVLAAVLAVIGYSLNDTIVVFDRVRENFRKMRKGTVTEIINASIGQTLSRTVVTSCTTLLVLVALYMLGGEVISGFSLALIIGVVVGTYSSIYVATAAVVWMGLSKTDLLPPEKEGAGAEVRP, from the coding sequence ATGCGCAACAAGGCTATGGCCAAGACCCTGAACATCGACTTCATGGGCATGCGGCGTGCAGCCGCGATCGTCTCCGGCGCGGTATTGGTGATCGCGCTGCTGTCGATGCTGCTGCGCGGCTTCGACTTCGGGCTGGACTTCACCGGCGGTACCGTGATCGAGGTCGGTTACGAGACCCCGACCGAACTCGCCGAGGTCACCGGCGCGCTCGAGGCCGGCGGTTTCGTCGGCGCCACGGTGCAGCACTTCGGCTCGCGTCAGGACGTGCTGATCCGACTCGCGCCGGGGAGCGATGACGAGGGGGCGAGCGCCCAACTCAGCGATCGCGTCTTCCAGGCGTTGAGTGCCGCCGCCGCAGGTGAGGTGGATCTGCGACGGGTGGAGTTCGTCGGACCTCAGGTCGGCGAGGAGCTGCGCGAGCAGGGTGGACTGGCGGTGCTGTTCTCGCTGATCGGCATCCTCATCTATGTCGCGCTGCGTTTCGAGTGGCGCTTCGCCGTCGGCTCGGTGGTGGCGCTGGTGCACGATGTGATCGTCGTCATCGGCATCTTCTCGCTGTTCCAGATCAGCTTCGACCTGACGGTGCTGGCGGCGGTGCTGGCGGTGATCGGCTACTCGCTCAACGACACCATCGTGGTCTTCGACCGAGTGCGCGAGAACTTCCGCAAGATGCGCAAGGGCACGGTGACTGAGATCATCAACGCCTCGATCGGTCAGACGCTCTCGCGCACCGTGGTCACCTCCTGCACTACGCTGCTGGTGCTGGTCGCGCTCTACATGCTCGGTGGCGAGGTAATCAGCGGCTTCTCGCTGGCGCTGATCATCGGCGTGGTGGTCGGCACCTACTCCTCGATCTATGTCGCCACCGCCGCGGTGGTGTGGATGGGGCTGAGCAAGACCGACCTGCTGCCGCCCGAGAAGGAGGGCGCCGGGGCCGAGGTGCGGCCCTGA
- a CDS encoding ABC transporter ATP-binding protein, producing MSVQRSQTVSKAVGLDKHVTGPAGGLTILEGLELEVDAGEALAILGASGSGKSTLLGLLAGLDRASSGEVWLCGEPLGALDEDGRAELRSGRVGFVFQNFQLLPTLTARENVLLPLELTDTPDAAARADEALARVGLGARAGHYPRQLSGGEQQRVAIARAYAPRPAVLFADEPTGNLDQATGEQIIELLFELRAEAGAALVLVTHDPGLAARCDRRLAMREGRLEALA from the coding sequence ATGTCAGTGCAACGGAGTCAGACCGTATCCAAGGCGGTGGGACTGGATAAACATGTTACCGGCCCCGCTGGTGGCTTGACCATCCTCGAGGGGCTGGAGCTTGAGGTCGACGCCGGCGAGGCGCTGGCCATCCTCGGCGCCTCGGGGTCGGGCAAGTCGACCCTGCTCGGACTGCTCGCCGGGCTCGACCGCGCCAGCAGCGGCGAGGTCTGGCTGTGCGGCGAGCCGCTCGGCGCGCTCGACGAGGACGGACGCGCCGAGCTGCGCAGCGGCCGGGTCGGCTTCGTGTTCCAGAATTTCCAGCTGCTGCCGACGCTCACCGCGCGCGAGAACGTGCTGCTGCCGCTGGAGCTGACCGATACCCCGGATGCCGCCGCGCGCGCCGACGAGGCGTTGGCGCGGGTCGGGCTGGGCGCGCGCGCCGGTCACTATCCGCGCCAGCTCTCCGGCGGCGAGCAGCAGCGGGTGGCGATCGCCCGCGCCTATGCGCCGCGCCCGGCGGTGCTGTTCGCCGACGAGCCGACTGGCAATCTCGACCAGGCCACCGGCGAGCAGATCATCGAGCTGCTGTTCGAGCTGCGCGCCGAGGCCGGCGCCGCGCTGGTGCTGGTCACCCACGACCCGGGGCTGGCCGCGCGCTGCGATCGCCGCCTGGCGATGCGCGAGGGCCGCCTGGAGGCCCTGGCATGA
- a CDS encoding M48 family metalloprotease, producing MCRLPRLRRLLASALLPALLGAAPLHAQHFELPDLSSSADAVMTQGAETRLGKAFMQQVRERLPVLDDPLLASYIESLGRSLVLADPDAEGRRFTFFLIDEPVVNAFAGPGGYIGVYAGLVLAAQTESELAAVIAHEIAHVTQRHLMRGVEDQSRLSVPATALLVAAAILGAQVSSDAGMAAIVGIQAAAIQHQINFTRENEKEADRIGISTLVRAGHDPYAMAGFFERLSRAGQIHDSAAPEFLRTHPVTSNRIAEALQRAEYFGARQRPDSLRFHLTRARLRERAYDRAEQAVAHFGATLREGRYRDALAERYGYALALLRARDYGSAERELARLLAAQPSQPEFVVLEAELAQRRGRPGEALKRLTQSLSLSPNDWVLGTVRARLLLEQGRARRALDALEDLARLRPDDVMLYDLLEQAALKSGNRAATHRYRAERLYLLGDLEPAIRQLEIALRQRDIPYHDAAQIQARLDALREEERDRRERDDPLG from the coding sequence ATGTGTCGACTGCCACGCCTCCGCCGTCTGCTCGCCTCGGCGCTGCTCCCGGCCCTGCTCGGTGCGGCACCGCTGCACGCTCAGCACTTCGAGCTGCCCGATCTCTCCAGCTCGGCCGACGCGGTGATGACCCAGGGCGCGGAGACGCGTCTCGGCAAGGCCTTCATGCAGCAGGTGCGCGAGCGCCTGCCGGTGCTCGATGATCCGTTGCTGGCGAGCTATATCGAGTCGCTCGGGCGCTCGCTGGTGCTCGCCGACCCGGATGCCGAGGGACGGCGTTTCACCTTCTTTCTGATCGACGAGCCGGTGGTCAACGCCTTCGCCGGTCCCGGCGGTTATATCGGCGTCTATGCCGGGCTGGTGCTCGCCGCCCAGACCGAGAGCGAGCTGGCGGCGGTGATCGCGCACGAGATCGCGCACGTCACCCAGCGTCACCTGATGCGCGGGGTCGAGGATCAGAGCCGCCTCAGCGTGCCGGCGACGGCGCTGCTGGTGGCCGCGGCCATCCTCGGCGCCCAGGTCTCGAGCGATGCCGGGATGGCGGCGATCGTCGGTATCCAGGCCGCGGCGATCCAGCACCAGATCAACTTCACCCGCGAGAACGAGAAGGAGGCCGATCGCATCGGCATCTCCACCCTGGTGCGCGCCGGGCACGATCCCTACGCCATGGCCGGATTCTTCGAGCGGCTCTCGCGTGCCGGGCAGATCCATGACAGCGCCGCGCCCGAGTTCCTCCGTACCCACCCGGTGACCAGCAACCGCATCGCCGAGGCGTTGCAGCGCGCCGAGTATTTCGGCGCCCGCCAGCGTCCCGACAGTCTGCGCTTCCATCTGACCCGCGCGCGGCTGCGCGAGCGCGCCTATGACCGCGCCGAGCAGGCGGTGGCGCACTTCGGCGCGACCCTGCGCGAGGGACGCTACCGTGACGCGCTGGCCGAGCGTTACGGCTATGCGCTGGCACTGCTGCGCGCGCGCGACTACGGCAGCGCCGAGCGTGAACTCGCCCGGCTGCTCGCGGCCCAGCCCAGTCAACCCGAGTTCGTGGTGCTCGAGGCCGAGCTGGCGCAACGGCGCGGGCGTCCGGGCGAGGCGCTGAAGAGACTCACCCAGTCGCTGTCGCTCTCGCCGAACGACTGGGTGCTCGGCACGGTGCGGGCACGGTTGCTGCTCGAGCAGGGCCGCGCGCGCCGGGCGCTCGATGCGCTCGAGGACCTGGCGCGGCTGCGTCCCGACGACGTCATGCTCTACGACCTGCTTGAGCAGGCGGCGCTCAAGTCCGGCAACCGCGCCGCGACCCATCGTTATCGCGCCGAGCGGCTCTATCTGCTCGGCGACCTGGAGCCGGCGATTCGCCAGCTTGAGATCGCCCTGCGGCAACGCGATATCCCTTATCACGATGCCGCCCAGATCCAGGCGCGGCTCGATGCGTTGCGCGAGGAGGAGCGCGACCGGCGCGAGCGCGACGACCCGCTGGGCTGA
- a CDS encoding Alvin_2107 family globule sulfur oxidation protein has protein sequence MNQFYYDAVTKMEQLGVDDEYIQGWQCGFLQNPKREEQRLTEAYAAGYDDGEEKNAENFANWVRE, from the coding sequence ATGAATCAGTTCTACTACGACGCGGTCACCAAGATGGAACAGCTCGGCGTCGATGACGAATACATCCAGGGCTGGCAGTGCGGCTTCCTGCAGAACCCCAAGCGCGAGGAACAGCGTCTGACCGAAGCCTATGCCGCAGGCTACGACGACGGCGAGGAGAAGAACGCCGAGAACTTCGCCAACTGGGTCAGGGAGTGA
- the soxY gene encoding thiosulfate oxidation carrier protein SoxY: MIDAKRRILLKGSLSATSIGIAVSAGLLSPRLVLADWNEAAFKAKEMPEALAALVGSERAERDERIRIKAPDIAEQGRVVPVTVEADIEGVTSIAIFAEKNQTPLIASFELAPNAMPFVSTRIKMAETADVTAVVKVGDQVFSNSKSVKVTIGGCGG, translated from the coding sequence ATGATCGATGCAAAACGCAGAATCCTGCTCAAGGGCTCGCTGAGCGCAACCTCGATCGGGATCGCGGTGAGCGCCGGGCTGCTGTCGCCCCGGCTGGTGCTCGCCGACTGGAACGAGGCGGCCTTCAAGGCCAAGGAGATGCCCGAGGCGCTCGCGGCGCTGGTCGGCAGCGAGCGCGCCGAGCGCGACGAGCGTATCCGCATCAAGGCCCCGGACATCGCCGAGCAAGGCCGAGTGGTGCCGGTGACGGTCGAGGCCGACATCGAAGGCGTGACCTCGATCGCGATCTTCGCCGAGAAGAATCAGACTCCGCTGATCGCTTCCTTTGAACTCGCTCCCAACGCCATGCCCTTCGTCTCCACCCGGATCAAGATGGCCGAGACCGCCGATGTCACCGCCGTGGTCAAGGTCGGCGATCAGGTCTTCAGCAACAGCAAGAGCGTGAAGGTGACCATCGGTGGTTGCGGCGGGTGA
- a CDS encoding ABC transporter permease: MKAWRIGLRLLRQDWRSGELYLLTAALVLTVAAVTAVGFFASRIEAGMARQGGELLAADLVLEGSDAPPAAWCDRAESQGLVSAATVEFRSVVLGSDGPQLVQAKAVESGYPLRGQLRVREGFAAAEQSREQGPPAGELWVESRLLRLLELQVGDSLALGETDLRIGAILAYEPDAGGRLFNLAPRVLLNAADLPATGLLGPASRATHRLLLAGPEAAVADYAAWAGSRAEADGLELLTASTARPEFANAVERASRFLHLASLSTLLVAGAAIALASHRLVGRQIDAVAVMRCLGARRHLLMRVFVLRLVLFGLAASLLGGALGWVAQAGLLAVFSDWFGTALPAASWSPLLVGLGTGLVTLLGFALPPLLQLAQVSPLRALRRDLGAPRGSVALAVVLAALALSALVLWQAGEFALAWKLLAGLAAALVCLVVAVLALVRLAALLAGRSRGLWRLGLAALTRRPGGAVLQITGFGVGILALLLLAVVRVDLLQGWRESLPPGAPNQFAINIQPQQVEPIRALLAAQGIEDVAFDPMIRGRLVRINDRAVVPSDYAEPRAEQLAAREFNLSHGTRLGADNRIVAGAWWQDAAAPPQFSVERDLAETLGISLGDEIAFMVAGREVAAPVTSLREVQWDSFNVNFFVIASPALLGDEPASHITSFHVPASDESLLVELVRRFPNLTLLDVDALLQQVRQVVDRGVLAVEYVFLFTLAAGLLVMYAGIQASLEDRRVEHAILRTLGVGRARLLGALAVEFVVAGLLAGLLASVFAEGIGWLLAEQLFGIAFVFNPWLWTIGVLGSGLLIGVAGVMATYPLLVRPPLHTLRHH, from the coding sequence ATGAAGGCCTGGCGGATCGGACTGCGGCTGCTGCGCCAGGACTGGCGCAGCGGCGAACTCTACCTGCTCACTGCCGCGCTGGTGCTGACGGTGGCGGCGGTGACCGCCGTCGGCTTCTTCGCCAGTCGCATCGAGGCGGGCATGGCGCGTCAGGGCGGCGAGCTGTTGGCCGCCGACCTGGTGCTCGAGGGCAGTGATGCGCCACCCGCCGCCTGGTGCGATCGCGCCGAGTCGCAGGGATTGGTCAGTGCCGCGACCGTCGAGTTCCGCTCGGTGGTGCTGGGGTCCGACGGGCCGCAGCTGGTGCAGGCCAAGGCGGTCGAGTCGGGTTATCCGTTGCGTGGCCAGTTGCGGGTGCGTGAGGGTTTTGCCGCCGCCGAGCAGTCGCGCGAGCAGGGACCGCCGGCCGGCGAGCTATGGGTCGAGTCGCGCCTGCTGCGTCTGCTCGAGCTGCAGGTCGGCGACTCTCTCGCGCTCGGCGAGACGGACCTGCGCATCGGCGCCATCCTCGCCTATGAGCCGGATGCCGGCGGTCGGCTGTTCAATCTCGCCCCGCGGGTGCTGCTCAACGCCGCCGACCTGCCCGCCACCGGGCTGCTCGGCCCGGCTAGTCGCGCCACTCATCGATTGTTGCTCGCCGGACCCGAGGCCGCGGTCGCCGACTATGCCGCCTGGGCCGGATCGCGGGCCGAGGCCGACGGGCTCGAGCTGCTCACCGCGAGCACGGCGCGGCCCGAGTTCGCCAATGCCGTCGAGCGTGCCTCGCGCTTCCTCCACCTCGCCAGCCTCAGTACCCTGCTGGTGGCCGGGGCGGCGATCGCCCTGGCCAGTCACCGGTTGGTCGGACGCCAGATCGACGCGGTGGCGGTGATGCGCTGTCTCGGCGCGCGCCGACACCTGCTGATGCGGGTGTTCGTGTTGCGGTTGGTGCTGTTCGGGCTGGCCGCGAGCCTGCTCGGCGGTGCGCTCGGCTGGGTCGCTCAGGCGGGGCTGCTGGCGGTGTTCAGTGATTGGTTCGGCACTGCGCTGCCGGCCGCCTCCTGGTCGCCGCTACTGGTGGGCCTGGGCACCGGGTTGGTGACCCTGCTCGGCTTCGCGCTGCCGCCGCTGCTGCAGCTCGCCCAGGTCTCGCCGCTGCGTGCGCTGCGCCGCGATCTCGGCGCGCCGCGCGGCTCGGTGGCGCTGGCCGTGGTGCTGGCGGCGCTGGCGCTGTCGGCGCTGGTGCTGTGGCAGGCCGGTGAGTTCGCGCTCGCCTGGAAGCTGCTTGCCGGGCTGGCCGCGGCGCTGGTCTGTCTGGTGGTCGCAGTGCTCGCGCTGGTGCGGCTGGCGGCGTTGCTCGCCGGGCGCAGCCGCGGGCTGTGGCGGCTCGGGCTGGCGGCGCTGACCCGCCGTCCCGGCGGTGCGGTGTTGCAGATCACCGGGTTCGGGGTCGGCATCCTTGCGCTGCTGTTGCTCGCGGTGGTGCGGGTCGATCTGTTGCAGGGCTGGCGCGAGAGCCTGCCGCCGGGGGCGCCGAATCAGTTCGCGATCAACATCCAGCCGCAGCAGGTCGAGCCGATACGGGCGCTGCTCGCCGCGCAGGGGATCGAGGACGTCGCCTTCGACCCGATGATCCGAGGGCGGCTGGTGCGGATCAACGATCGCGCGGTGGTGCCCTCGGATTATGCCGAGCCGCGCGCCGAGCAGCTCGCCGCGCGCGAGTTCAATCTCAGCCACGGCACCCGCCTGGGCGCGGACAATCGTATCGTCGCCGGTGCCTGGTGGCAGGATGCCGCCGCACCGCCGCAGTTCTCGGTCGAGCGTGATCTGGCCGAGACCCTGGGCATTTCGCTCGGCGACGAGATCGCCTTCATGGTCGCGGGCCGCGAGGTCGCGGCCCCGGTGACCAGTCTGCGCGAGGTGCAGTGGGACAGCTTCAACGTCAACTTCTTCGTCATCGCCTCGCCGGCGCTGCTCGGTGACGAGCCGGCAAGCCATATCACCAGCTTCCACGTCCCGGCGAGCGACGAGTCGCTGCTCGTCGAGCTGGTGCGCCGCTTCCCCAACCTCACCCTGCTCGATGTCGACGCGCTGCTCCAGCAGGTGCGTCAGGTGGTCGATCGCGGGGTGCTGGCGGTGGAGTACGTGTTCCTTTTCACCCTCGCCGCGGGGCTGCTGGTGATGTATGCGGGGATCCAGGCGAGCCTGGAGGACCGTCGCGTCGAGCACGCCATCCTGCGCACCCTCGGGGTGGGGCGGGCGCGGCTGCTCGGTGCGCTGGCGGTGGAGTTCGTCGTCGCCGGTCTGCTCGCCGGTCTGCTCGCCTCGGTGTTCGCCGAGGGGATCGGCTGGCTGCTCGCCGAACAGCTCTTCGGTATCGCGTTCGTCTTCAACCCCTGGTTGTGGACGATCGGGGTGCTGGGTTCGGGGCTGTTGATCGGCGTGGCCGGGGTGATGGCGACCTATCCGCTGCTGGTACGCCCGCCGCTGCACACCCTGCGCCATCACTAG